GCACCCGACAACTACCTGCCCATCCTGACCTTCCAGGTCTGGGCCATGCTGATCGTCGGCGGTTCCGGCAACAATCGCGGTGCGATCCTCGGGGCAATCCTCGTCTGGGGTCTCTGGGCACTTTCGGCAGCTGCAGTATCTGCCTTCGTTCCGCCCGAACAGCAGGCGCGCGCCGCCTCGCTGCAGATCGTCGCCATCGGCATCGGTCTTTGCCTCATTCTGCTTCTGCGTCCCCGTGGTATTCTCGGCGAAGGCCGGTCTTTGGCCACCGGACGCGCCACAATGAAATCGAAAGCCAAATCCTAGGAATGACTACCATGAGCCAGTCGCCCGAACGCATCGCGCTCACCAGCAATCTCTCGATCAGCCGCCTCGTCTGCGGTCTGTGGCAGGTCGCCGATATCGAGAAGAACGGCGAGATCATCGATCCGGAAACCGGTGCCGATGCCCTGCAGGCCTATGCACAGGCCGGCTTCGATACCTTCGACATGGCCGACCACTATGGCTCGGCGGAAGTGATTACCGGCCGGCTGCTCTCCCGTTATCCGGGCACGTCCAACCGCCCGGCCGCCTTCACCAAATGGTGCCCGGAGCCGGGGCCGATGACCCGCGATGTCGTGCGCCGGGGCGTGGAAGAGAGGCTACAGCGGCTCGCCGTCGACAAGATCGATCTCCTGCAATTCCACTGGTGGACATTCGAACACCCGGCCTGGCTGGACGCCTTGCACGAGATGCAGCGCATGCGCGAGGAAGGCCTGATTGAAGCGCTGGGCCTGACCAATTTCGACGCCGCCCATCTTGCCGTGGCACTTGCCGATGGCATCGAGATTGCCACCAACCAGGTATCCTTCTCACTGGTGGACCGCAGGGCGGCGGGCGCGCTTTCGGATCTCTGTGACAGGAGCGGCGTCAAGCTGCTCGCCTATGGAACGCTGAGCGGCGGCTTTCTCTCGGAGAAGTGGCTCGGCAAGCCGGAACCGACCGAGATTACCGACTGGAGCCGGTCAAAATACAAGCGCTTCATCGACACAGCCGGCGGCTGGGCTGCATTTCAGGGCATCCTTGGAGCCGCGGACAGCATCGCGAAAAAGCACAACGTCTCGATCTCCAACATCGCAAGCCGCTGGGTGCTGGAGCATGAGGCGGTCGCCGCCACCATCATCGGCGCGCGACTGGGCGAAAGCGAACACCGCGACGACAATCTGAAGGTTTTCTCCTTCGCCCTCGATGGCGAGGATCACACCTTGCTCGACGAAGCCTTTGCCGCCACCAGCGCCATCCCGGGCGATTGCGGCGACGAATACCGCAAGCCGCCCTTCCTCACGGCCTCCGGCGACCTCAGCCATCACCTCGACGCCATTCCATCTATCTACACTGCCAAATCCGTGCCCGGACGGCCCGACAGGCTCCGGGTATCTTCCGGCAGCGTTTGGGAACCCATTGCCGGCTACAGCCGCGCGGTCAGGATCGGCAACCGCATTCTCGTATCGGGCACCACGGCAACCCATGGGACCGACCGCTGCGTTGCACCCGGAAATCCGGGCGCACAGGCGACCTACATCCTCGACAAGATCGCGGCCTCCATTTCCGCTCTCGGCGGCAGCATGGATGATGTGGTCCGCACCCGCGTCTATCTGCGCGATGCAAACCAGTGGGAACCGGTTTCGCGCGCCCATGGTCGCGTCTTTTCGGAGGTCCTGCCCGCCAACACCCTGATCGAAGCAGGCAACCTGATCGGCGATTACGAAGTGGAAATCGAGGCCGAGGCGATTTGCGACTGACGGCGGTTTCGCGACTGAAAGATCAAGATCCCGCGACTTCCCCGACATAGGCTCGCAGATAGGCCAGAAGCTTTTGTGCGAACCGCAGCAGTTCCGCCTCACTGCACACGCAAAGATAAAGTTCACGATCGACCCAGCCGCCGGCAATCTCCAGCACGCGAAAATCCATGAAACGCTGATAGCTATGAGCGGCGCTATCCGGCACGATCGCGACACCGGCACCGCATTCCACCATGCGGCAAATGCCCTCGAATCCATCCATGCGCAGTTTCATTTCACGAGCGAGTTCGACGGCATGCGGCTGCGTGCTGCGGAAGCCATGCAACCCCATCTCGACCGTGTAGCAGCCCTCGGCAACGAAGAGCGGATCGCCGCTGCGGTAGCGCTTGCCGGTGGTCATTTCGTCGATATTCCGGCCGAAGTCGCTCCCTTTGTCTGGGCCGCGTTTTCCACCTGGATGCGGACACTTGCCGGCCGTGCGACGCCTCCCTCGACAAGGGAAGAGGCAGCAGCCGAGCATGCGGACTGCCCCGTCTGCGGTACCGCCCCCGTCGCAAGCGTCATTCTCACCGGAGCACGGCAGGGTCTGCGTTATCTCCATTGTGCCCTGTGTGAATCCGACTGGCACATGGTTCGCGCCAAGTGCTCCAATTGCGGCCAATCCGGCAAGCTTGATTATCTCAGCTTCGAGACGACGGACGCGAGCGTCCGGGCTGAATGCTGCGGTGAGTGCCGTGGTTATCTGAAGGTTGTGTCGCTTGACCGCGATCGGGATGCGGATGT
The window above is part of the Rhizobium sp. ACO-34A genome. Proteins encoded here:
- a CDS encoding aldo/keto reductase yields the protein MSQSPERIALTSNLSISRLVCGLWQVADIEKNGEIIDPETGADALQAYAQAGFDTFDMADHYGSAEVITGRLLSRYPGTSNRPAAFTKWCPEPGPMTRDVVRRGVEERLQRLAVDKIDLLQFHWWTFEHPAWLDALHEMQRMREEGLIEALGLTNFDAAHLAVALADGIEIATNQVSFSLVDRRAAGALSDLCDRSGVKLLAYGTLSGGFLSEKWLGKPEPTEITDWSRSKYKRFIDTAGGWAAFQGILGAADSIAKKHNVSISNIASRWVLEHEAVAATIIGARLGESEHRDDNLKVFSFALDGEDHTLLDEAFAATSAIPGDCGDEYRKPPFLTASGDLSHHLDAIPSIYTAKSVPGRPDRLRVSSGSVWEPIAGYSRAVRIGNRILVSGTTATHGTDRCVAPGNPGAQATYILDKIAASISALGGSMDDVVRTRVYLRDANQWEPVSRAHGRVFSEVLPANTLIEAGNLIGDYEVEIEAEAICD
- a CDS encoding formate dehydrogenase accessory protein FdhE → MSGAIRHDRDTGTAFHHAANALESIHAQFHFTSEFDGMRLRAAEAMQPHLDRVAALGNEERIAAAVALAGGHFVDIPAEVAPFVWAAFSTWMRTLAGRATPPSTREEAAAEHADCPVCGTAPVASVILTGARQGLRYLHCALCESDWHMVRAKCSNCGQSGKLDYLSFETTDASVRAECCGECRGYLKVVSLDRDRDADVVADDLATLALDAAVEEEGYHRTGFNPFALPA